The following proteins come from a genomic window of Paramisgurnus dabryanus chromosome 19, PD_genome_1.1, whole genome shotgun sequence:
- the oxr1b gene encoding oxidation resistance protein 1b isoform X3, whose translation MFFSRRIKEGCQLMPKYSFGLVVSVSEYYRRIDALKSEDLRSLCKRLQITTKEEVNSKHMVKADPEPETFKPNLNEPSVLLQPDQIEKLSKHLPPRTIGYPWSLAFSTSNHGMSIKSLYRAMQGQESPVLMVVKDSDGQLFGALASEPLKVSDSFYGTGETFLFTFCPDFEVFKWTGDNLFFMKGDPDSLAFGGGGGEFGLWLDGDLYHGRTNSCKTFGNPMLSKTEDFYVQDIEIWAFE comes from the exons ATGTTTTTCTCCAGGAGAATAAAGGAGGGATGTCAGCTGATGCCCAAATACAGCTTTGGCTTG GTAGTGTCTGTCTCAGAGTACTATCGACGGATAGATGCATTAAAAAGTGAGGACCTGCGCTCGCTCTGCAAACGCCTTCAG ATCACGACTAAAGAGGAGGTGAACTCCAAACATATGGTTAAGGCTGACCCAGAACCAGAGACATTCAAGCCTAATCTGAATGAACCCAGTGTCCTGCTGCAGCCAGACCAGATTGAAAAG TTGTCCAAGCACCTGCCCCCCAGGACGATCGGCTATCCTTGGTCTTTAGCATTCAGCACATCAAACCACGGCATGAGTATCAAGAGCTTATACCGGGCCATGCAAGGCCAGGAGTCTCCGGTTCTCATGGTCGTCAAAGACAGTGATGGACAG TTGTTTGGAGCTCTTGCTTCAGAGCCATTGAAAGTCAGTGATAGCTTTTACGGTACTGGAGAGACGTTCCTCTTCACCTTTTGTCCAGACTTTGAG GTTTTCAAGTGGACTGGTGACAACTTATTCTTTATGAAAGGAGATCCAGACTCCTTAGCTTTCGGTGGTGGAGG GGGTGAATTTGGCTTATGGTTAGATGGAGACCTTTATCACGGCCGAACTAACTCGTGTAAGACCTTTGGGAATCCAATGCTGTCTAAAACAGAAGACTTCTATGTGCAGGACATTGAGATCTGGGCTTTTGAATAA